The window GGTCGCGCGGCTGGGCGGTGACGAGTTCGCCGTGCTGCTGACGCCCCTGCACAGCATCGAAGACGCCGAACGCATCGCCGAGAAGATTATTGCCAGCATGGACCTGCCGATCCCGGTGCCGGGCCAGGCGCAGGTGATCACCTCGCTCAGCGTTGGCATCGCCGTCTACCCCGATCACGGCAATACCCCAGGCTCGCTGCTCAATGCTGCCGATGCCGCCATGTACCAGGCCAAGCGCCTTTCCCGAGGCAGTTCACACACCGCGCAGTCGGAGCACGGCGCCGCCTCAGTTCCTACCAGGAGTTGAACCCTTGCAGATCTTGACCCAATGTTCCCTGCGATTTCTCAGCGTCGCCCTGTTGATGGCGCTGCTGGCACTCGGCGGTTGTCAGACGGTCCCGCCGAAAGGCCTGAGCCCGACCCAGGTTGCGGTCCTCAAGCAGCAGGGTTTCCAACTGACGGATGACGGCTGGGCCTTCGGCCTGTCGGGCAAAGTGCTGTTCGGCAGCGACCTGGACGGGCTGAACCCGGAAAGCCAGACCATCGTCGAGCGGATCGCCAAGGCTCTGTTGAGCGTCGACATCCAGCGGGTGCGGGTGGACGGTCATACCGACGCGTCGGGCAAGGACGACTACAACGAACAGCTCTCGGTACGCAGGGCCAACAGCGTGGCAACGGTCCTGCGGCAGTCCGGCATGAAGCCGGAGAACATCCAGGTCCGTGGCCTGGGCAGCCGCGAACCGGTGGCCAGCAACAGCACTGCGGCC of the Pseudomonas vanderleydeniana genome contains:
- a CDS encoding OmpA family protein, with the translated sequence MALLALGGCQTVPPKGLSPTQVAVLKQQGFQLTDDGWAFGLSGKVLFGSDLDGLNPESQTIVERIAKALLSVDIQRVRVDGHTDASGKDDYNEQLSVRRANSVATVLRQSGMKPENIQVRGLGSREPVASNSTAAGRTENRRVAIVVIAD